ATATAAGGCCTACAAGGGCAGGAATCCAAAGACGGGCAAGAGCATTGAAGTAAAGGAGAAAAAGCTGCCCTTCTTTAAGGTGGGAAGGGAGCTCAAAAGCAGAGTCGACGGTTAAAATCAAATATCCAAAAAAGCCTGCCGATTACTTTTTTAACCACTCTCGGAAAATATCAGTCTAAAATGTAGTTCAAATATCCGTTACAAACATTGACATGTGGCAAGTTGTCAACTTCTCTCAGATACGACAATAAAGACATCCTAAAAGAGTCGGAAAAAACAACAACACCCCCGAACTAAATCCCGCGATATTAGATATTAGCTTGATGCAGTGAATGATTTCCGAAGAGAGTCGGTTTATGTGGGCTTAAACGGGCCTTTCTATACGCTCAACTTTTTCCCCATAGGCAAAAACCGCATCCCGTCCTCATCATTTTCCTCTCCAACCGCCTTAAATCCAACAGATTAATAGAAAGAGGTGGAGTTAGGCGGAGGAGCTTACAGTAATAGTATCCAGGTAGGAACATTTCTTTAGGGATAAATCAATCCCATACCGTATAAGGCCCCTGCCGATACCGTTTCCCTGAAACTCGGAATCCACGAAAAGGAGGGCGATATGGCTTCTGTTAATCATTGTCAGGGTCCCTTCAATTCGGCTCTTGGATTAGGAAACGACGGTGAACCTGTCTCTACTTTCCTCGGTCAAAAATGAAGGTGTGAGCATGTTGGTGAACGCGTTTATCCCGTCTTTGGAGTAGGATGACGCAACGAATCTGTAAAATACGCGAAGTACTAAATCATGGACATAGTCTTTTTCACCGATTTTAATCAGGCGGTAATGGAGTTTGTTATTTTTCATTGCGCAAATTACGGAACGTTTCCTCCGATCATTTGATGAAGCGGACTAAAGCGCTGGATGCCTTTTCGCTGCGGGAAACAAATCGACTGCAAATCCTTTATAAAAGTAAGTTAATCCGAGATATTTTTAGGGCGGGATTAATGGTCTATGGTTAATATTTTAAAAAGGACCTTTTTAAAAAAGTCTGTAAATTCATCGGTTCCCAGGACCGATTTATGCATGTATTCCGCGCCGGTAGCCGTGATCTTGTCTTTATCTCTCCTCTCGGAAGTCAAGATTATTATAGGGATACTATTTTTTTTTGCCGACTCAATTACGTCAAAGCCGTCCTTGCCCTCCATTATTAGATCTGACAGGATGAGGTCGGGCTTGCTTGGGCCTTCTATAATCGCGATCCCCTTTTCACCGGTGTCTACGACGTGGGTGACAAAAAGGTTCTTGAATATTTTATCCACAACATCATTTATGATGTCCGCAAAAAACCTGTTGTCGTCTATGATAAGCATTTTTGTGCGCAGCAATGATATTGCGTTTTTTTCGTACAGCTGTACCAAAAGACGATAGATTGAGAGGTCATCGCTGTTGCTTCTATTCAGTATGTTCTTCACGAAGTCCTGAGGGCCTATGATCTCAAGGATCTTCCTCTCATTATCAGTCAGGTCCAATCCCTTTGTGTCGCCTGGTCTTATCTTGTAATAAAGGGGGAGCTTCGTTTCGAGTTGATGTGTCTCGTCCAAGTGTCGGGTTCCGTCCAGAATCAGCTCGTTGGTATCCATGTCTATATTCGGCTCTATATCCTTCGAGAAGTTTGCAAGCTCAAACATCTCGAAGGGGATATCTATCCAGCCCATCATCCTGAAAAAGGCCTTCTTCCCGAATATAACATCGCCGACGGAGGCGTAAATTATTTTACCGTCTTGAAAATAGAGGGAGCCCTTCTTTTGCGCCTCCGGCTTCAAAACTATCTGAACCTTTTTTCTTGTGTTTATCGTCTGGATCAGCCCTGGAAGGGAGAGCACGGAGAGTACGCCCTTCATGACGAGTTTTCTGTCTTTGTTTTCTTTGGCATCCATAGCATTCGACATCCGTATTTAAGTAAAGTAAATTTATCACATTTCGGTCTAAAAAGCAAATTTTCAATCATATTCCATTGACAGTCCGGGGGAAATATTGTATTTATACCAAACTGTATAAGGTATATAGAGATTTGAAAGACAGCCAAACAGGTTATAGTAGATCAAGGATCCGATTCAATAAACAATGAACAGAGTAACAGATTTCATTATTAAAATGAGAATCCCGATTCTCATTTTTGTCTTTATTGTCACTGTCTTTTTCGCCTTTCAGTTGAAAGATCTCAGGATAGACAACTCGGTCGAGGGTTTCGTGGTAGATGACGATCCGGACAAAATCTACTTTGAGAAATTCAGGGAGACCTTTGGGAGCGACGAGTTGATAATCATCGGCTTCGAGGTGGAAAGCGTTTTCGATTCGGAATTTCTCTCCTTGATTGACAAAATAACAAGAAAACTCGAAAAGTATAAATATATTGATGAGGTCATAAGCCTCACCAATGTCAAGGAGATTCGCGGCTCCGAAGGCCTCTTGGAGGTGAACGATTTGATAAATCACGTCCCCACTTCCGAAGAGGAGATGAAGCGCCTGATGGATGCGGTTTATGAAAATCCCCTCCACCTCAACTACCTTATCGATGAAAAAGAGCGAGTGACGGCAATATACGCTATACTTCCGGAGAAAAAAATTGAGGAGCGCCTCAAGGAAAAGATGGTGGAGGACGTAAGAGAGATGCTTAACGAGGTTGTGCCCGATAACATCGACTTTTACGTGGCCGGCACGCCACCCATCAAGAGGGATATGGGAAGCTTCCTGAAGAGGGACCAGATGGTCTTTACGCCCTTGACCTTTTTCCTCATGGCCCTGATACTCTATTTAGCCTACAGAAGCGTTAAGTGTACGGTACTGCCCCTGTTTATGGTAATTATAGTCCTTACGTGGGCTCTGGGATTCATCGCGATAACGGGAAGGCCCATAACCGTGGTCCTTTCCATGCTGCAGCCCCTTTTGATCGTCATGACCGTGGCCCATTCCATCCATCTCCTGTCGCATTACAACGAGAACAACCTGATGATAGAGGATAAATTTAAATCCCTCAGGACCACCCTGACTCACATGCTGCTTCCCTGTTCCCTGACGACAATAACTACGGCCTTCGGTTTTTCTTCCCTCGGCATCAGTAAAATCCCGCCGATCAAGGATTTCGGATTCTTTACCGCTATAGGGGTCGTCTTCGCATTCGCAATAGTCCTCACCGTCGTACCGATAATCCTCTTCTACATCAAAGCGCCGAAGGTCAAGGTTGTCGATAAAAAGACGGCGGGGTTGACGGAAAGGGTTCTCAAAGGCCTTTTACTTTTCGTGATGAAGAGGAAAGTCCATGTTGTATTGACGTGTATCTTGATAACGGCCTTTTCGATTTTTGGGATCTTTAAAATAGAGATAGAAACCGATTTCATAAAGTACTTCAAGAAGGACAGCGATATTTATGTATCCACGTTCTTCATACAGGAGCACCTCACCGGGACGAGCTCCCTTAACGTCGTAATCGAGGGGAACGAGGAGGGAGTGATAAAGGAGCCCCGTGTGCTGTATCAGATGGAGAAGCTCCAGAAATACCTCGAATCGAAGCCTCAGGTAAGAAAGACGATATCGATCCTGGACTTCCTGAAGGATATGAACAAGGCTATGCACGACGGGGATCCGAAATATTACACAATCCCGGAGACGAGAAACCTCGTCGCCCAATACCTCCTCCTTTACTCCATGAGCGGCGATCCGGACGATTTCGATCGATTCGTCGATTTCACCTATGAGAAGGGAACGGTGACCACAAGGCTCATTCACATGAGCTCCCAGGAGTTGAGGAAGTTTATCAATGAAACAAAAGATTACTGCGAAAACAACTTCACGGACGACCTCACGGTGAGGGTCACAGGGGATACCGTCCTCTACAACAACATGGACAGGTCAATGGTCGACGGTCAAATAAAGAGCATACTATTGGCCCTTTTTACGATCTTTTTGGTTATGTCTTTGGTGTTTAGGTCGTTCTACCTCGGGTCGTTGAGCATGATACCGAACCTGATCCCCATATTTTTAACACTGGGTCTTATGGGCTGGATGGGTATCCATCTCAACACGTCAACCATTATGATAGGGAGCGTCGCCATAGGAATAGCCGTTGACGACACTATACACTTCATGACACGATACTTCAGGGAGATAAGAGAGGGAAGAGACGTCGAGAGCGCCATCAAAAACACGTTGATGAACACGGGCAAGCCGATAATATTTACGACCATGGTTGTGGGCAGCGGTTTTTTCGTTCTCCTGTTCGCAAGCTTCGTACCGGTCAAGTGGTTCGGATCACTGACAGCGTTTACCATGTTCAGCGCCCTTATAGGAGACCTGATCGTGCTTCCGGTAATCCTTCTGATTGCCCGACCAAAGTTTCGGGGCTGGGGAAGTTTTATGCTTGATAAGTAAACTCATTATGCTATAATATTGATGAATCTGACGGATCAGATCTTTTTCATGTTTTATTTGGGTGTCGTCATTGGGAAACGAAGTGAAAAAGAAGATATTTCTGCCGCAGGAGAAACTTGAAGCCTGGGTAAAAGATGGAAGGGTATCTTTTTCGGATAATGTTATCACCACCCTTACCGGCAACAGACTGAAATACAAGCTTGTCCCTGCGTACAAGTTTATCAAGCTGACATCGGGGGATGTGGACGAGCCGAAGCTATTAGGCTCCGTAAAGACCAAGGACGACATCAAGCACCTGAAACCGGACATCTTTTTGGATTCCATCATTATAGGGGACATAGCCTACGAGGTGGAGATGGGATACATAGGCAATCTGAAGATAGATGACGAGGAGATGGACGATATAAAACTCTTAAGTAAATATATCCTTGAAAATTTTTGAATAGATCAAATGTCTGCCGACGATCTACATAAATGGGGGAAAACCGAAAGGGGGCCAAGGAGCGTTTATTTCAGGACGTTCGGGTGTCAAATGAACGTTCACGACAGCGAGCGGATGAGGGGGCTTCTCTCCCGGGACGGCATTACTGCGGTTGACTCCCCGCATGACGCCGACATCATCATTATCAACACGTGCAGCGTCAGGGAAAAGCCGGAGGAGAAGACTTACAGCGAGATCGGGAGGTACAGGAGACTCAAGGAGAAAAAGGAGGGTCTTGTAATCGGGGTGACCGGCTGCGTTGCCCAGCAGAAGGGGGAAGAGATCGTAAGGCGCTTTCCCTACGTGGATCTCGTTTTGGGCACCAAAAACGTCGGGGCGATATCCAATATCATATCGGAGATCGTATCCGGGAAAAAGCCGATAGTGAAGACCGAATTTCACGACAACAATTGTATTGAGCCATTTGAGCCGTTCCCCAGAGACCCCGATAATTACACGGCCTTTGTCACGGTCATCCAGGGATGCAATAACTTTTGCTCCTACTGCATCGTCCCCTATGTCAGGGGAAGGGAGATGTCGAGGCCGTCAACCGACATCACAGACGAGATAAAATCCCTGATAGATACAGGTATTGTAGAGATAACGCTCCTGGGCCAGAACGTGAACTCCTATAGCGACCCTAAAAACGGCCTCCGATTTCCGGAGCTTATAAGAAAAATTTCCAAGATCGACGGCATCTACAGGATCAGGTTTGTGACGTCGCACCCAAAGGATATGTCCGACGATCTTATCTCCTGTTTCAAGGAGATCGAGACGCTCTCGTCCCATATTCATCTTCCGGTTCAGTCCGGATCGAACAAGATAATCAAAATGATGAACAGGGGATACACGGTCGAGGACTATATCGATAAAATCGAGAGGCTAAGATCGGTCAGGAGCGACCTTGCCGTCACCACCGATATAATCGTCGGCTTTCCGGGCGAGGATGTTTCCGACTTTGAAGGGACGTTATCGGTGATGGAGAAGGTCGAGTTCGACAATGCATTTTCCTTCAAATACTCCGAGAGGCCGGGAACGGCCGCCGCAAGGCTCGAGGACGACGTCAGTCCAAACGAAAAATCCAGGAGGCTTGAAGTAGTACAGGATCTTCAGAAAAGGCTCACCATGAAATCCAATTTAAAAAATATAGATTCCATATACGACGTTTTGGCAACGGGCCTGAGCATCAAAGACCCCGAAGAGATAACAGGAAGATCAGACCAGAACAAAATAGTCAACTTCAAGGGAACGGAAAGCGCAATCGGCTCTGTTGTTCCTGTGAAAATAAAAAAGGCTTTCAATAACTCCCTCTGGGGGGAGGTTATTCAGCCATAATCCTTTTATTGGAGAAAAAAATGGCAAAAGAAATGAAGATAAGCGGTCTGGCAATCGATCCCGTATCCAGCGTTCCTATTGTCATACTCAAAGACAAAGAGGAAAAAAGCACGGTCCCGATATGGATTGGGCTATTGGAAGCAAGCGCCATTGCAACCGTTCTTGAAGATATCAAGTTTTCACGTCCCATGACCCACGACCTTTTTAAGAACGTTATGAATACACTGGACGTCAAGATAGAAAAGATCGTGGTAAACGACCTCAAAGACAACACCTACTACGCGAAGATATATCTATCCTCCGGGGGTAAGGGCTTTGAGATAGACTCAAGGCCGAGCGACGCCATAGCGATAGCGCTGAGGACCGAAGCGAAGATATTCATGGAGGAATCGGTAATAGAGAAATCGAGGAAGATCGACCTCACAAGGCCGGAAGACCTTCACAGCGAAGAGGCGAAGAAGAAATGGGCGGAGATACTCGACAATCTCGATCCCGATGACTTCGGCAAGTACAAGATGTGATTTGGCCCTGGGGGATTGAGGTGGGGCAGGGAGTTGCAATAACAGCGGGTGGGAGTAGGGGGTAATAAAGGCGGGGGTGGGTGGATTTTATTATAAGGCGTCGGGAATCACAGGGACGGAGAAGATGATGGGGGAAAGAGGTGACGGGGTTGGCTTAAGTGATGGGAATGTTGGGGTGCATAGGGTGAAGGGGGCGGTGCAAGTGGTGGGGATTATGGGGTGCAGGGGATGAAAGGGACGGTGTAAGTGATTGAGATGGTGGGGTGACGGGAATGGCGGAGGTGGTGTGAATAATGGGGGGGGGGAGGGGTGGGGTAATGGAAATGGCGGGGGGGGTGGAGATAACAGGGAGGCAGGGACAGGAATGGTGAGGAGTGGATGGGGGTGATTGGCTTTCATTGGGGAGTTGAGCGTAAGGATTTCCAGAATTCTTAACCCTGAACATTTTGGGGCGGATATTTGCCGCCGGTCCTTAAAGGACGGTGAAAATTTTCAAATATCTTGATATAAAAACTTAGAGACATTTTTAAAGTACTTTTTTTCTATTTCGTACAAAAAAGCGTGTCAAAAAAGAGATACCTCTGGATCGCAGTTATAGCATACGCGATCCTTATTTTTATAGGCTCGTCAATTCCGGGAAGCCGGATAAAGGCCGGCCCTCCCGGCTTTGACAAGCTGATACACCTGTTCGAGTATCTCATTCTATCCGCGCTCCTGTTTGCCGCCCTCGCATCGGGGCGTGAAAGAGGCAGCTTTAAAAACTACCTTCTCCTCTCTTTCCTGCTCGCCTCACTCTACGGCGTATCGGACGAGATTCATCAGCTTTTCGTCAAAGGGAGGTTCTTCGAGCCGCTTGATATCTTTATGGATTCGGTCGGCTCCCTTGTTGGCTCATACTGGGGTTTCAAGGTTTCGACGAGAAAGAAAGACCCATGGGACATGGACTACCTGAAGGCGAAACAGGTTCAGGAGGAGCTTAAAAAGAAGCTCGTTCTCGAGGGGGACTTAAAAAAGGTCAAGCTTGTCGCCGGGGCGGACGTATCGTTTGATACCAAATCGAAGAAAGGAAAAGACCAGATATTCGCCGCGGTAGTCGTTATGGACATAGATACATTCGAGGTCGTCGATTCCGCCCACCATTCCATGAAGATAGATTTTCCATACATTCCGGGCCTCCTCTCTTTCAGGGAGGGGCCGGCCATAGTCAGGGCCTTCGAGAAGCTGAAGATCCTACCCCAGGCCGTAATATTCGACGGACAGGGGATCGCACACCAGAGGAGATTCGGCCTCGCATCCCACATGGGGGTGGTCTTGGGCATTCCCTCGGTCGGCTGCGCAAAGACAAGGCTCGTTGGCAAATACGGCGAGGTCGGCCTTAAGAAGGGGAGCAAGACGCAACTCACCCAAGACGGCGAACTTTTGGGTTACGTGGTAAGGACGAAGAGAGGCGTAAAGCCACTCTTCGTCTCACCGGGAAACCTCATAAGCCGCGAGGGAGCTGTGGATCTGGTCCTCTCCTCCGTGGGGAAGTACAGGCTCCCGGAGCCGATAAGGGCGGCCCACAACCTTGCAAACAGGTTGAGGAGAGAGTTCAAGGAGGGCGAAAAATGAAGGGATTTTTTGAGATTATGAAGAAGGCGAGATATTTCATTCTAATATTTCTCTCCTTGATCCTTTTTGTTGTCTTCCAGTTCTCCTGCGTAAAGAGGATCTCCCGCTTTCAGCCGGGCGATGAGTTTCTGTACGTCCTGTCGCTCATGTCGGAGAAGAAGTACGACGCGCTCCTCATTGAAGTCGACGGGATGAACCTCTCGTCCCTGAAGGAGCCCCAAGCCAACAAGATAGCGTACATGGCGGCTATGGCCGCTATGAAACAGGGCAAGCTCGACACCGCCGAGATATACCTCAAGTATTGTCTCGCAAATTATCGGGAGATGGAGGACTACGCTGTCTACAACTTGTCGATACTCTATTCCACCACGGGAAGCTACGAGCAGGCCTTGAAGCTTGGGGAGAGATTGCTAAACGAACATCCCGACAGCGTCTGGAACAGAGAGATGACCGTAAAGATCGCCGACTATCTGGTCGGCATCGGCAAGCCCGAAAAGGCTCTTGAAATCTACGACGACTTCCTCAAATCTAACAAAAAATCGAAACAGTACCCCATAGTCCTCTTTAAAAAGGGGAAGACCCTCGATTCGATGGGGAAAATGGAGGAGGCAAAGCTCATCTACAAGTCGGTGTGGCTGGAATATCCGGCCGACGAAACAGCAGGAATGGCCTTTATTGCCCTGACGAAGATAGGCGGGCTTTCCAACATAACCGAGGGTGAGCTGAAAAGGAGGATAGACACCCTATACGATGCCAACTGCTACAACAGCGCGCTTAACGCCATAACCGAGATGCCGGCGCTTTTAGGGACCGCAAAGGAGAGGCTCAAGACAAGAAGCGAGCTGGAGTTTATCAGGGCCAAGTGTTACTACGGAAAGAGGGACTACAGAAAGGCGTCCGAGATTCTAAACAGCCTTGTAAAGAACAACAAAGACCTCCCCCCGAAGCTCCCGTATAACCTCCTCCTCTTCTGGCAGGCAAAGACGTACGACAAGATGGACAAGGACGGCCTTGCAATATCGGCCTACCTCAAGATATACAACTCCGGCCCCAGAAATACCCTTGCCGACGACGCCCTCTATCTCGCCGCCAGGACGTATGAAGAGATAAAGGACTACGACAATGCGCTCCTCTATTACAAGAAATACCTGAAGAGCTATTCCCACAGCGGGAGGATAAAAGAAGTACTCTGGTACATAGGGTGGATATATTACGTCAAGGGGGACTACAAGGCCGCGGAAGCCTATTTTGATCGAATGACAAACAGCTACAAGGGCAAGAGCGAGTATCCCCAGTATCTCTACTGGAAGGCGAGGGCCCTTGAAGAGCAGTTCAAAGTAGAAGAGGCGATGGCTATCTACCGGACGCTGATCGATAAGTACAGCTACACCTACTATAACTACCAGGCGATAGAGAGGCTCAAGGGCATGGGCATTTCCGTGACGATCAGGCCGAGGAGCGACAAATTTGATCAGAACTTCTGGTCGCCGGGCCTCATGCGCTACACCAAGTTTACATCGGACGAGAGGATAACATCCCACCTCAAGAAGTCGCTGGAGCTGATGTCGATGAACATGAACGACCTGGCGTCGCTGGAGCTGGATCTGATTGTCGAAAGGTGCGTTGGAGACCCGGAGCTTTTGATCGAGGTGGCGAGGCTTCTCAGGTATTCCGGGGATTACTACACCCCTGTTGTGATAGCGAACAGGTATTTCAAAAACTATCTGGATGAATATATACCGGGAGAAAACGACCTTTACTGGCAGATGAAGTACCCCGAGGCGTACAAGGGGGAGGTGGTAAAACTCTGCAAGGAAAACGAGATAGAGCCTGCCTTCATATACTCCGTAATGCGGGCAGAGAGCCTCTTCCAGCCGGGGGTCTACTCCTGGGCCGGGGCCGTTGGACTGATGCAGATCATGCCCGCCACCGGAAGGGAGATAGCAGAGGGCATCAGCCATGAGGATTTCGAGGTGAAGGACCTCCTCGATCACAGGACGAACCTCAAGTTCGGCGTTTACTACCTAAAGGGGCTTATGAGAGAGTTCGGCGACGACAAGGTCCTCGCCCTTTGCGGATACAATGCCGGCCCCGGAAATGCAAGGAAGTGGAAGAAAAACGCCGACCCTAAGATGGAGATGGACGAGTTCATAGAGAACATTCCCTACTCGGAGACGAGGGCGTACGTCAAGAGAATCCTGCAATTTTACAGTATATACAGGTCCCTGTATGAAGGCGAAAATATTATCGAATAGGGAGGCCGCCCCGGGCTACTTCAGACTCGCCGTCTCGGCTACGGAGGCGCTTCTCAGGGGAAGGCCGGGGCAGTTTGTCATGGTCAGGGGCGAAGGGTGGGAGACAGATCCCCTCCTGAGGAGGCCCTTTTCGATATACCGATTCCGAAAGGGTATGGAAGCCGTTGAGATACTCTACCGAGCGGTGGGGAGGGGAACGAGACTCCTCTCCCAAATGAAGGCGGGGGATGCAATTGACATCCTTGGGCCCCTCGGAAACGGCTTTCCCGATCTGCCGGAGGGGAGAAGGTCGCTTCTTGTGGCAGGGGGGGCCGGCGTCGCCCCACTGATCTCCGTTGCGGAGGCGAAGGGCGGATCGGCGCGCCTCATCATGGGAGGCAAGACCAAAGACGATATATCGTATGTCTTCGAGGACGAAAGGGAGCTTGGAATAGACGTGACTTACGCCACGGAGGACGGGAGCTTCGGAAAGATGGGGACTTCCATTTCCGCCATGAAGGAGGAGGCCTCCCCCGGCGATACGGTCTTTGCCTGCGGGCCGTTAAAGATGTTGAGGGAGGTTGAGAGACTCTCCAGAGAAATGGGCTTTACCTCCTACGTCTCCTACGAGGAGAGGATGGGGTGCGGAACGGGACTCTGCTTCGGGTGCGTTGTCATGGGGGCCGGCGGGGAGTATCAGCGCGTATGCAAGGACGGCCCGGTCTTTGACGTCAACGAGCTTTCCTGGAAGGATATTGAGGATATTGATTAGGTGGCAAATCAATGGTTGACCTTTCAGTAAACATGTTCGGGATCGATTTTAAAAACCCGGTCTTTGCCGCGTCCGGGACGGCGGGCTATGGCATCGAGCTTGTTCACTATATCGACCTCGAAAAAATCGGCGCATTGATAACAAAGGGGGTATCTCCAAAGCCTAAGTCGGGAAATCCCCAACCGAGGATTATAGAGACTCCTTCCGGGATCTTAAACTCCATAGGCCTCCAGAACATCGGCGTGAAAAGGCTCATAGATGAAGTCCTGCCGGAGCTTGAAAAATATGATACGAGTGTTATAGTAAACATTTTCGGCGACGACATCGACGGCTACATTAATGTAGCGGGCGCCTTTCTCAACGAGGATCGGGTGGACGCTCTGGAGGTCAACCTCTCCTGCCCGAACGTCAAGGAGGGGGGAATAGCCTTCGGGAGGGACCCGAAGATCTCGGCCGAGATAACCTCCGCCGTCGTCGAGGCGTCTCAAAAGCCTGTGATCGCAAAATTGACGCCCAACGTGACCGACATAGCACCGATAGCCAAGGCGGTGGAGGAGGCGGGGGCAGCGGCGGTCTCCGTCGTAAACACCCTTTTGGGAATGGCCGTTGACGTCGAAACCCGAAGGCCCTATTTCAAGAACGTGACGGCGGGACTTTCGGGCCCCGCTATAAGGCCGGTGGCACTGAGGTTCGTCTGGGAAACGGCGAGGGCGGTTAAGATTCCGGTCATCGGGATCGGCGGAATAACATCCGGAAAGGACGCCCTGGAGTTCATCATGGCCGGGGCAGCGGCCGTTCAGGTGGGAAGCGCAAACCTGGTAGACCCGGGGGTCATATCGAATGTGATCGACGAAATAGAAGATTACTGTACTAAAAATGGAATCTCTGACCTGAAGGAGATCAGAGGGATCATAAAAGAGGAGATTTGAAAGTGAGTTTATTTGAAGATGTGTATATTCACCCTTCTGCGGTGCTGCTGGGCGATGTGAAGATCGGCAAAAATTCGAGCGTATGGCCGGGCGCCTCGATCAGGGCGGATTTCAACTCCATTACGGTCGGTGAGTACACGAGCATTCAGGACAATTCGGTGATTCACGCAACGCCCTTTTACGGAACGGAGGTGGGGGACTACGTAACCGTGGGTCACTCGGCGGTCCTCCACGCCTGCAGGATAGGGAACAACGTCCTCGTTGGGATGAACTCCACAATTCTGGACGGGGCCGTGATAGGAGACAATTCTGTGATCGCGGCGGGAAGCGTGGTGCTCCCCGGAACAGTGGTTCCGGAGGGGTCCCTCGTAACAGGGATTCCCGGAAAGATAAAGGAGGGGAAGGCCGTTCCCCCTGAAAGAATAAGACAAGGCGCCCTTGTATATTACGAGCTATCCAGGAGACATCTCAAGGGTTTGGAGACATTCCCCCCGGACAAGGTTATGGAGGCGATTAATAAGTATGATGAAAGCGATTAAATAGACGTAATCGACCCCGCTAATCCTTAAAACGCCTCTGAAGCCACCTTGTATTGACAGACAACCGTCTTTCAAAAAGAAGCCGTCTTTTTTG
The DNA window shown above is from Candidatus Zymogenus saltonus and carries:
- a CDS encoding transglycosylase SLT domain-containing protein, whose protein sequence is MKGFFEIMKKARYFILIFLSLILFVVFQFSCVKRISRFQPGDEFLYVLSLMSEKKYDALLIEVDGMNLSSLKEPQANKIAYMAAMAAMKQGKLDTAEIYLKYCLANYREMEDYAVYNLSILYSTTGSYEQALKLGERLLNEHPDSVWNREMTVKIADYLVGIGKPEKALEIYDDFLKSNKKSKQYPIVLFKKGKTLDSMGKMEEAKLIYKSVWLEYPADETAGMAFIALTKIGGLSNITEGELKRRIDTLYDANCYNSALNAITEMPALLGTAKERLKTRSELEFIRAKCYYGKRDYRKASEILNSLVKNNKDLPPKLPYNLLLFWQAKTYDKMDKDGLAISAYLKIYNSGPRNTLADDALYLAARTYEEIKDYDNALLYYKKYLKSYSHSGRIKEVLWYIGWIYYVKGDYKAAEAYFDRMTNSYKGKSEYPQYLYWKARALEEQFKVEEAMAIYRTLIDKYSYTYYNYQAIERLKGMGISVTIRPRSDKFDQNFWSPGLMRYTKFTSDERITSHLKKSLELMSMNMNDLASLELDLIVERCVGDPELLIEVARLLRYSGDYYTPVVIANRYFKNYLDEYIPGENDLYWQMKYPEAYKGEVVKLCKENEIEPAFIYSVMRAESLFQPGVYSWAGAVGLMQIMPATGREIAEGISHEDFEVKDLLDHRTNLKFGVYYLKGLMREFGDDKVLALCGYNAGPGNARKWKKNADPKMEMDEFIENIPYSETRAYVKRILQFYSIYRSLYEGENIIE
- a CDS encoding dihydroorotate dehydrogenase electron transfer subunit, producing the protein MKAKILSNREAAPGYFRLAVSATEALLRGRPGQFVMVRGEGWETDPLLRRPFSIYRFRKGMEAVEILYRAVGRGTRLLSQMKAGDAIDILGPLGNGFPDLPEGRRSLLVAGGAGVAPLISVAEAKGGSARLIMGGKTKDDISYVFEDERELGIDVTYATEDGSFGKMGTSISAMKEEASPGDTVFACGPLKMLREVERLSREMGFTSYVSYEERMGCGTGLCFGCVVMGAGGEYQRVCKDGPVFDVNELSWKDIEDID
- a CDS encoding dihydroorotate dehydrogenase is translated as MVDLSVNMFGIDFKNPVFAASGTAGYGIELVHYIDLEKIGALITKGVSPKPKSGNPQPRIIETPSGILNSIGLQNIGVKRLIDEVLPELEKYDTSVIVNIFGDDIDGYINVAGAFLNEDRVDALEVNLSCPNVKEGGIAFGRDPKISAEITSAVVEASQKPVIAKLTPNVTDIAPIAKAVEEAGAAAVSVVNTLLGMAVDVETRRPYFKNVTAGLSGPAIRPVALRFVWETARAVKIPVIGIGGITSGKDALEFIMAGAAAVQVGSANLVDPGVISNVIDEIEDYCTKNGISDLKEIRGIIKEEI
- a CDS encoding gamma carbonic anhydrase family protein, with the protein product MKVSLFEDVYIHPSAVLLGDVKIGKNSSVWPGASIRADFNSITVGEYTSIQDNSVIHATPFYGTEVGDYVTVGHSAVLHACRIGNNVLVGMNSTILDGAVIGDNSVIAAGSVVLPGTVVPEGSLVTGIPGKIKEGKAVPPERIRQGALVYYELSRRHLKGLETFPPDKVMEAINKYDESD